The genomic segment tgtgtgtccatatctTTGTATAGGCAAACTCTTTTCAtctaataagaaaatatttgtggaaggttaaatgaaaatatacaattaTTAATACAATAGAATACAGAGCTATTATGTTAAAGGTGATTAAAAAACAGCTTGATTGTATCTCCCTTTACAATGCACGTATTTTCCTTGGTTTAAAGGCAAAAGAGGTAAAGTGTATAAGAAAAAGGCAGCCTGTTTTGTCATCCAAAAGGCTGGTGCTCGAGGATTAGGCGATCGCTTTCGCTTCTGGTAAGAAAGCCTCCCAATACTTTATCAgctagaggggaaaaaaaacaaacaaaaaaaaaagtcaatagtGTCAGGTTCCTTCATAATTGACAGGCAAGAAGTGGTTAATGTTTCGGATTTACAACAAATTTTCTGCAGTTCTGAATCACTTTCTcaatagacagaaaattaattaacaattttgataaGTTAAAATTCCAAACATCTATCAGATTCATTTTCTCACACATTTCgggcttttctttgttttacatcattgaAAATCGAACATTTATGGGTTTTagactgctggttggacaaaacaagctatttgaagacGTTACTTTGGGCTCGTGAAACTTGAAAAGGagcatttttccttatttttgtgtgtactgcttcattaaatgttttaataaaaaagtatCAATAAATAATGTGAATAATCGTTACTTGCCGCCctagtctctctctttcccatcatcatgtaaaaaaaaaaaaaaaaaaaaaaatcattcatacCTTGCTCCTTAGCCCATGTTTTACATCCTAAAATATTCCACTTAAAAATCATCCCTCTATGTTTCCAAGGAATATTGTGGGTCACTACGCCTCTGTACTTTTTCCATCTTCCCCTTTGCATTTAGAAAATCATGTAGAATTCACACTTTTGAAGTATTTATGGATAGAAGATCATCAGTTAAATtgcttaaatgtaaaaacacgTATAACCAATTCAATTCCAAATCCtgtaaatagaaataaaatatgattttgtgacatgatggagtcaaaacaaactgccacagctggttaaaaaaaaaaaaaacctctcagtaTCAAAACTATTTAGAAATGTACACTGATTGGTCTGGCACGAAGAATATTTGATTATCGAAATATAAAGTATTCCTGTTTGAGAATCACTCACTTGTTGCTGAGACTGAAGCACAGACTCCAAGTACTTGATTATCTGTATTTTGAAATTCTTGGCCTTTTCTctctgtagggaaaaaaaaaaagtgtttatcaGTAACgtcaaacattttcaaccaGTGTCATCCAGGGAATAGAAAAAGGATAAAACATTGGTACCTCGAAGCGAACGACTTCCTTGCGAACAGTAGCAGAAACTCTTTCAAAGTCTCTCTCATACTGCGTCACTTTGGCCTCCCACTGTTTacaagaagagaggaaaagttTCAAGTCCCATTATATGTAAGACACTTTGCACCAGaatatcaattttaaaacaaaagacagtaaattattaaagttagaaattataaaaatattaatactgACGATGAGTCAAAACTTGCTTGCTGAGTCAACATTATGATGGTAAGTAAAAATGTTCAGAACATCTATTACAGTTTTTCTGAATTTGgagaattttaaattaaaagtcaaaatgaCGTAATGAATCTCTCACTCTGTTTTGATTCAATATGaattaacatttcatattttttagtATCTTCTTATTTTTACGTTTGAAAgtctaaatatttatttttgtcttccaACATCCACGTCCCATGTTAGAATGaatctttggggtttttttcccccttgtctTGTGAATATTTGGACACTTGTGTTGTTTACGACAGGATCAAATCAAATCttgacttttcagttttttttaactgacctGATGTGAGTGGGACAAAGGGAAGAAAAGTATgagaattattaaaaaaaaaaaaaaacaatcactgcTCTTGCAAGTAAAATGCCCATGTTTGGTTAAAGAGATATTTTTCAGTAAAGATCCTACATATCTGGCACACTGATGTTCAGTACCTCTAGTTAAAAGTAAATTACAGAAGAGTGTATTTGCTttgttgtgtttaaagtttatagggaaaaaaaaaaaaaaaagcacatttaacTCATCCGTTTCATCGTGCCACCCGTTTCTAATAATATCTGTGATTACAGGAACAAGCGAAGCCCTTTGAAGTGGCTCTTTCATTACTGAAACATTGTCCCCAGTCTTGAAAAAGACCACATCAAACTCCAGACCAGCCAGGCATCCCAGCCTCATCGGagttattttcactgtgttgaTTTTGGCCTGTGTTGTACCTCGGCGATCTCCTCTTTGGCCAGCTGCAGTTTGTCCGGCTTGTTGGCCCACAGCAGCTTGGCCTCggtctccctcttcttctgcagcaTGGCCTGAGCATCCTGCCAACGCTGCCACGCCTTCATCCGGTGATCAAACGACCCCTGCAGGtcgcaaacacacagaggatcatttcatgtttacattagGCTATTTACTTTAGCCCTGTAGCCTATCCTGAACCGCTTTCAAGATAAATGTCAAGCCTTTATTTGCTGTCAACAGAAATGTTGCTTATGTCGAATATAATCCaagtttatttgatttatttagctttcaaatatattttgagAGACGTGGTAAGTGAAAAGGCTGCATAGGGGACATGGCCAACATTTAAGCACTATGACATTCCCATACTGCATCCCTTTGTACCGCATTTtaagtcaatcaatcaatttccCCATGCTTGTCTGCTTTTGTTCTTCACTTAAATTTATCACTTTAGTGGCATTTCATCTTGACCCTGAAAGTGCTTCTCAAAGTAAAATTTTCTGGCAAGGATTTTCTTGACAAGGATTCAACACAATTACGTGCACTGAATTAAAATGGCAGACTGGACCTCAGTGCTTAAAGAGAAATGAATACTTCACTATGCAGGATAACCTTTGATTAGTTCTATAGAAAATTTTCGCAGTACCCTCACGGCTCCAAGCAGGCGGATGAAATCTGCGATGAGTTCGGCAAAGCTGAAGGTGTCGTTTGCAGCCTGTTCCTGGTGTAACTGCTCCATCTTATCCTCCACCTCTGCCAGCTGGGAGAGCGCTCGGGACAGAGCCGTGTTGTCCTCTGCACTGCCCAGCATGGCCGTACTCTTGGCAAAGCTCGCCGTGTTCAACGACAGCTCTAGAGGGGAAGAGCCACCCAAACGTCAAGCATATTCCACCAATTACCGTGTGGCAGCAAATACATGGGAAATAGATTAGAGATGATCTCTTGTGAGCTTGGGTTTAAGGAAAAATAGCACTGAATATGACTATGGGGCCCACAAGTCAAGATTTGTATTGTAATTCTTATAAACCACAAGGATTAAAGCCTCACTGTGTAGGATTTTAACACTGTGGCAGAAGCCAATTCCCAccacacattttctcatttttctgcattCAAAAACTTAATGCTATCAAAATAATTTCCAAGTTGatataatcacatttttcacacggtggcttattaaaaaaaatctgtatcaGTATCACTAATCTGATCGACCGATAATCAGGATTGGATGCTTGGTGATAGAGCATCTGTTACCGGCCAGAGACAACGAACCTTTCCTGTGGACGACCAGGGATTCGACCAGAGCATGGAGCTTCCTGAACTGCTGGTCTGCGGACTCCACCTCCTGCAGCTTCTCCTCAAACCACTGCAGCAAAACATACTAGTCAGTACAACTCCAACATCAAGGCCCCTACATGTTGAAAATCCCACTGTTATTCCGTGTTACAAGTTCTGAACTGTCTTTATCAGTATAACACTATCTTGTATGCCAGTGAAGGCTTGCATACAAGATagtgtacatttaaaaatacaagaacCCTGATTCACCATTTGAgcaaatgatttttttgcaCTTCTGTTCTTCTGCATTTATGCGGTTGATTGATATTTACTTGAATATCTGAATAAGCtcagtgtttgcatgtatgAGGTTTTTGGATTGGCATGACTGGTTGCCTCATCTTTCATATTTAGACAACTATGCGCTACCTCCTAAGTATACAGATTGGCAAAATATTAGCTTTCACCATAGCGAGTGCACACGGGTCAGTTTACAAAACAATGTGTTTGCCGGTCGATCCCGTCATTTAAGCAGATCACAAATACTGTgccataacaaaaaaaaaaccaaaacaaatgaaaacattttttggctCTGTGCAAATTCTCTGCAGAATAAATTCAGATACATCAGGAAAAAGTTAACAGCTCCGTTTTGTCGAGCCACTCCTTAAAAGTGAGTGGAATGTTCTGCTTTTGTCTGGAACCACACACATTTCTTCATTAGAAGAATGACCTGCTACGTGAGGGTTTCTCAGAAACGGCATCCGTTGTGAAcagcaggagtgtgtgtttgcagctgaaCTCACCACATCTGACTCATTCATCTTGATGGTCATTTTACTGACAGCATCTGTTGCtttgttaatcattttcagGAAGCCGGCGCCGCTCAGGGCCTGGGTGCTCACTGCTCTGGGCaactgaagacacacacacacacacacacacacacacacacacacacacacacacacacacacacacacacacacacacactgcagctgtaACACAGCCAAGACTGCACTTACATACTAAAACATCAGGTATCCAAAAGAATcaagaataaataaaacggCAGGGGAATAATACATCCCTCCTCCAAGTCTTTGCCAAAAAGATAATTTCATTAGTTGCGTGCCAAGTTTCACGGTCTTAGAGACCAGGGTATTTCAAAGTGATTAGggcaaaaaactaaaatgtttttcctgtaaAAAGCTACAAAGCCATGAGGCTCTTCAAAATCAATTTCAGCTTACGTCTTCTCTCTCCAGGAACTCTCTGACATCGGGATCTTGGAGAAGCGATGGGTGATTTACCACCCTCTGCAGATACCTGTCAGATGGGAAAATTGTGAGAAGAAAACTCACTTTCCTGCTTGTATGAGCATCGCAACATGAtgaaacttttacttttgtttagatttttgtGGCCAAGGATTCGTTTCTCTTACCTCTCCAAAGCACCTCTTCTTCTCTCAACAAAGTCTGCAGATGAGGAATCTTCCTTTCCCACCTTCACCTTTGTCATACCTGCGCAAGAGAACATCCATTTTCATAGCTGATGGAGATAAGATTCACTCTTACAGCTGAAGAGAAAATGCGAGGAAAGGAAACGTTTAGCCAGTCAGTCTACCCAGGATGCTCTTCTCAGGTGGTGGGGGCACGATGAATCCATTTGGTCCATGTTTTTCAGAAAGCTTCTCATAGAGGCCGAGGAAGTCGCTGAAGCGTCGTCTCACTGTAAACGTTTTGCTGCGGAACATGGGCAGTGTGGTCTGAAAGAGACaattttcttcaattaaaaCCCTTGTATTATAGTATTTGTACCTAACAAGCTTAAGTCTGGTGAAGAACTACTCTAAAATTCTGACAATCTATTTTTGCCCTTCAAGGGCAGTACATGGGCATTTTAATACACCGACCagtatttcttctcttttcacacCGTTACCACACATCTGATGAGTATCTGTATTAACTTCCTCTGGACTAAAGATGGAAACCTTCCATCCTTCTCGGTGTGACACTGACAAGAGTTTTTACCTGTGTGGATACTTTATAGGCCATGTAAGCGTTCATCCCgtcccctgaaaaaaaaaacaaaaaaaaacatggaagacATTAATTGAGTTGGTGCAAAATAAGCACACTATttgatataaatatttatagaaTATTACTCAAGGCAAGCTGCTTGTGGGTTTTATTTATGGTACTTTAATCACTGGTCTCATTTCTTGAATTTTGAAATCATAAAATCgtaaaaaaaagactcaagCATCTCAGAATAACCTTTGCTTGCTTGATGTTTACAGCGCACAAACCAATTTGAATCCTCATTGTAATGAATTAAAGAAAACCCAGACACATTACTTATTGAAAACGGGATAAAAATAATAGCCCTCACCTATTTTTTCAGGGTCtttgacagagacaaaaatgtcaaatttgtcttcctgctcctcttcttcctcttcttccaacTGAAACAGAAAGTGAACATTTCCAGTAGCAATTACAGcaaaatttggatttttgtaaaaactggAACTGTTTCTTGAAGGAGGTGGGACTTGTTTGTTCCAGTGGAATTTTAACTGGTCAAAAAGTTGCTTAAACCTCCCTTATATTTCCAATTTCTCTGAATTCTGACATTTCAGGGAACCTTAACATGAATAAAGGGGTGTGCAGAAATAGCAAATAGTTGAACTCCAACAGTTTTAAGTCTTTACTTTGTTAAAGTCACACTGGGAATTTCACTCTGGGATCAGATATCTATGTACCTCCTCAAGGGCAGCAGACTGTGGCTTGGCCAGGCTGGCAGCAGCTGACGGGGAGGGGGCGGGCGCAGACGGTTTGGCAGTtacctccttctttctttcGTTCCGCGGACTGTCAAGAGAAAGCTCCACTGTGGCTTCTGttagagaggaaaagaaagtaaagaaacCAGATGTGGGTCATCCCATACTGAATGGAAATGTGCAGAGAGAtgtcctttatttatttgacatccTCGACAGTCTTTGCTCTGTTATGAATCTacctttatgtatttattgacaGCATGTATTCAAATTTGCTGtcaatgtgtcatttttgaagTTGAAC from the Xiphias gladius isolate SHS-SW01 ecotype Sanya breed wild chromosome 8, ASM1685928v1, whole genome shotgun sequence genome contains:
- the snx1a gene encoding sorting nexin-1a isoform X1, whose translation is MATSSERSPPPFPDSEDQDVLDSEEVGGRDSDEDDGDDPFMSASNPPLTETDTKLPPASQPSDVLMKPPTDIMNDPLIEPISSQTENKPASEVASEPSDDFVDLTNNVAEAAADKVAAAAKDTTEISLDEPSDDFVDILGSETEALQEEVAVADVTAEAVTDKSEVTGSVTDPPADAKQEAQDTSTAPIIDFSGDSSASNTQQPPGFNKIVDPLVDLLGDAPPAADPKKPSMATVDLFKDEGSDLFAEPWQTKSAKLPQKSLFGEPDEDLLGDLLGATSKKTINKEQKDKPVTTKAAAGDGFSIAGPLQESNPAEPADIFTEEAITTAPSISNASTVNSKTNGVHSEEETDIFAEATVELSLDSPRNERKKEVTAKPSAPAPSPSAAASLAKPQSAALEELEEEEEEEQEDKFDIFVSVKDPEKIGDGMNAYMAYKVSTQTTLPMFRSKTFTVRRRFSDFLGLYEKLSEKHGPNGFIVPPPPEKSILGMTKVKVGKEDSSSADFVERRRGALERYLQRVVNHPSLLQDPDVREFLEREDLPRAVSTQALSGAGFLKMINKATDAVSKMTIKMNESDVWFEEKLQEVESADQQFRKLHALVESLVVHRKELSLNTASFAKSTAMLGSAEDNTALSRALSQLAEVEDKMEQLHQEQAANDTFSFAELIADFIRLLGAVRGSFDHRMKAWQRWQDAQAMLQKKRETEAKLLWANKPDKLQLAKEEIAEWEAKVTQYERDFERVSATVRKEVVRFEREKAKNFKIQIIKYLESVLQSQQQLIKYWEAFLPEAKAIA
- the snx1a gene encoding sorting nexin-1a isoform X2: MKPPTDIMNDPLIEPISSQTENKPASEVASEPSDDFVDLTNNVAEAAADKVAAAAKDTTEISLDEPSDDFVDILGSETEALQEEVAVADVTAEAVTDKSEVTGSVTDPPADAKQEAQDTSTAPIIDFSGDSSASNTQQPPGFNKIVDPLVDLLGDAPPAADPKKPSMATVDLFKDEGSDLFAEPWQTKSAKLPQKSLFGEPDEDLLGDLLGATSKKTINKEQKDKPVTTKAAAGDGFSIAGPLQESNPAEPADIFTEEAITTAPSISNASTVNSKTNGVHSEEETDIFAEATVELSLDSPRNERKKEVTAKPSAPAPSPSAAASLAKPQSAALEELEEEEEEEQEDKFDIFVSVKDPEKIGDGMNAYMAYKVSTQTTLPMFRSKTFTVRRRFSDFLGLYEKLSEKHGPNGFIVPPPPEKSILGMTKVKVGKEDSSSADFVERRRGALERYLQRVVNHPSLLQDPDVREFLEREDLPRAVSTQALSGAGFLKMINKATDAVSKMTIKMNESDVWFEEKLQEVESADQQFRKLHALVESLVVHRKELSLNTASFAKSTAMLGSAEDNTALSRALSQLAEVEDKMEQLHQEQAANDTFSFAELIADFIRLLGAVRGSFDHRMKAWQRWQDAQAMLQKKRETEAKLLWANKPDKLQLAKEEIAEWEAKVTQYERDFERVSATVRKEVVRFEREKAKNFKIQIIKYLESVLQSQQQLIKYWEAFLPEAKAIA